Proteins encoded together in one Altererythrobacter epoxidivorans window:
- a CDS encoding TspO/MBR family protein: MNVIASRGQLRASFLRWALFTVPLVVLLGFLAGQLGSPNTAWFQGLVKPDIYPEPKWFGIVWTVLYIMIGLAFAFVCSAWGARGRGIAVTIFLVHFALNLAWSPVFFGSQNIEGALYLLVAIDLTLLVVIWAFWRVRRIAGLLLLPYLAWVLFATLLNYQFLQANPDGGHGTATSASQRIAI; this comes from the coding sequence ATGAACGTTATTGCGTCACGTGGTCAGTTGCGCGCCAGTTTCTTGCGCTGGGCTCTCTTTACCGTGCCTCTCGTCGTGCTCCTCGGCTTCCTTGCCGGTCAGCTGGGCAGCCCCAACACCGCGTGGTTCCAGGGTCTCGTTAAGCCGGATATCTATCCAGAGCCTAAATGGTTCGGGATCGTCTGGACCGTTCTTTACATCATGATCGGCTTAGCCTTCGCCTTCGTTTGCAGTGCGTGGGGCGCTCGCGGTCGCGGTATCGCAGTGACCATCTTCCTCGTCCACTTCGCGCTCAACCTGGCGTGGTCGCCGGTGTTTTTCGGCAGTCAGAACATCGAGGGCGCGCTCTACCTGCTGGTGGCGATCGACCTGACGCTGCTCGTCGTGATCTGGGCGTTCTGGCGGGTTCGGCGCATTGCCGGGCTGCTGCTGCTGCCTTATCTTGCGTGGGTGCTGTTCGCGACGTTGCTGAACTACCAGTTCCTGCAAGCCAATCCCGACGGCGGCCATGGCACGGCCACGTCTGCCTCACAGCGGATCGCGATCTGA
- a CDS encoding glutathione S-transferase: MALWISGTRCELREVKLADKPDAMLEASPKGTVPVVMLPDGQIIDESIDVMRWALGRNDPEGWLAGDDRELLAQVDGPFKHHLDRYKYFTRYDTDPQEHRSAALDILRSLDKRLAKNGQLCGPQRTLADMATFPFIRQFANHDRAWFEAQALPHLHPWLAGHLASEIFATIMAKHVPWKSGDEPVLFAS; this comes from the coding sequence ATGGCGCTATGGATCAGTGGAACACGCTGCGAGCTGCGCGAGGTGAAGCTGGCAGACAAGCCTGATGCCATGCTCGAAGCATCGCCGAAGGGGACCGTGCCCGTCGTGATGTTGCCGGACGGCCAAATTATCGACGAAAGCATCGACGTGATGCGCTGGGCGCTTGGCCGAAACGATCCCGAGGGGTGGCTGGCGGGTGATGACCGCGAACTGCTCGCGCAAGTCGATGGTCCGTTCAAGCACCACCTCGACCGCTACAAATACTTCACGCGGTATGACACCGACCCGCAAGAGCATCGCTCGGCTGCGCTGGACATCCTGAGATCGCTGGACAAGCGGTTGGCGAAGAACGGGCAGCTATGCGGCCCCCAGCGTACCCTCGCCGACATGGCGACATTCCCTTTTATCCGCCAGTTCGCGAACCATGACCGCGCATGGTTCGAGGCGCAGGCATTGCCGCATCTTCATCCCTGGCTAGCCGGGCACCTTGCCTCCGAAATCTTCGCCACGATCATGGCCAAGCATGTTCCGTGGAAATCCGGAGACGAACCGGTGCTGTTCGCTTCCTAG
- a CDS encoding DNA topoisomerase IB produces MEKLIFVDDSLPGISRRGAGKGFAYYDPQGRLITDDAERKRLNAIALPPAYTDEWYCPAPNGHILATGYDARGRKQYRYHPDFRLQRESEKFDRCLAFGNLLPLVRKRVEDDLAGRKLTRERAIASVVRLLDLGAVRIGNEGYAQRNKSFGATTLRQRHAELTGKTLRLRYKGKGGKQREVVLTDGSLAKVIRRMQDLPGQNLFKYVDDEGEHQAVASCDVNEYLRETMGDDFTAKNFRTWHASVTGFECLYDASDPITIGALLDCVSDKLGNTPAIARKSYIHPAVIELVDRQEDWRGETDLPRATRWLTRAERGLIALLEKCPSSAELLAA; encoded by the coding sequence ATGGAAAAACTTATCTTTGTGGACGACAGTCTGCCGGGCATTTCGCGGCGCGGTGCGGGCAAGGGATTTGCCTATTACGATCCGCAAGGAAGGCTGATTACGGACGATGCAGAGCGCAAGCGGCTGAACGCCATCGCGCTGCCGCCTGCCTATACCGACGAATGGTATTGCCCCGCCCCGAACGGGCACATCCTTGCGACAGGATATGATGCGCGCGGCCGCAAGCAGTACCGTTATCATCCCGATTTCCGTCTCCAGCGCGAAAGCGAGAAATTCGACCGCTGCCTCGCCTTCGGGAATCTGTTGCCGCTGGTGCGCAAGCGTGTTGAAGACGACCTTGCTGGCCGGAAGCTGACGCGTGAGCGCGCGATTGCGAGCGTCGTACGCCTTCTAGATCTGGGTGCCGTGCGGATCGGGAACGAGGGTTACGCGCAGCGCAACAAGAGCTTTGGCGCCACGACCCTGAGGCAGCGGCACGCCGAGCTGACCGGCAAGACTCTGAGACTGCGGTACAAGGGGAAGGGCGGCAAGCAGCGCGAAGTCGTTTTGACCGACGGTAGCCTCGCCAAGGTCATCCGGCGGATGCAGGATCTGCCCGGACAAAACCTGTTCAAATATGTCGATGACGAGGGCGAGCACCAGGCAGTCGCTTCGTGCGATGTGAACGAGTATTTGCGCGAAACGATGGGCGACGATTTCACCGCCAAGAATTTCCGGACCTGGCACGCCAGCGTGACGGGGTTCGAATGCCTTTACGATGCGAGCGATCCGATCACGATCGGCGCGCTGCTGGACTGCGTTTCGGACAAGCTGGGTAATACGCCTGCAATCGCCCGCAAGAGCTATATCCATCCCGCCGTGATCGAACTCGTCGATCGGCAGGAAGATTGGCGTGGTGAGACTGACTTGCCGCGCGCGACCCGATGGCTGACGCGGGCGGAGCGCGGTCTGATCGCCTTGTTGGAAAAATGCCCGAGTTCGGCAGAGCTACTCGCCGCATAA
- a CDS encoding retropepsin-like aspartic protease family protein: MSLQNLWDNIVVSIGAIPRSELLMLAIVAMVAGWIGTALIKRKIPMGRLIRGGSTVVLAGILVTVVLQLSRFDPRLDIAVPQLGLPEQTVEGGETRIALAPDGHFWLRAEINGIPADFLVDTGATVTAVSNDVAQKAGLEPRRGGIPVSIGTANGAVAAQVATAGEIRFGNVAARGLDVVTSPAFGDTNVIGMNLLSRLHSWRVEGNTMILVPNNPQPALEVR, from the coding sequence ATGTCTTTGCAGAACCTCTGGGACAATATCGTCGTGTCGATCGGGGCAATCCCGCGCAGCGAGCTTCTGATGCTCGCAATCGTCGCGATGGTCGCAGGCTGGATCGGCACCGCGCTGATCAAGCGCAAGATACCGATGGGCCGCCTTATCAGGGGCGGCAGCACGGTGGTACTGGCCGGCATCCTCGTAACCGTGGTGCTGCAGCTTTCCCGCTTCGATCCACGTCTCGACATCGCGGTGCCCCAACTAGGCTTGCCCGAGCAGACCGTGGAAGGCGGCGAAACGCGGATTGCGCTCGCGCCCGATGGCCATTTCTGGCTGCGCGCAGAAATCAATGGCATTCCGGCAGATTTCCTGGTCGATACCGGCGCGACGGTAACTGCTGTTTCGAACGACGTTGCGCAAAAAGCCGGGCTGGAACCGCGCCGTGGCGGGATCCCGGTTTCCATCGGTACTGCCAATGGCGCGGTCGCAGCACAGGTAGCAACGGCGGGCGAGATCAGGTTCGGCAATGTGGCTGCGCGGGGACTGGACGTCGTCACCTCGCCAGCCTTTGGCGATACCAACGTGATCGGGATGAACCTTCTTTCGCGGCTTCATTCCTGGCGGGTCGAAGGCAACACGATGATACTCGTGCCGAATAACCCGCAACCCGCGCTCGAAGTGCGCTGA
- a CDS encoding NAD(+) synthase — protein MSADNRNHAFYDLRKHGFLRVATSTPRTRTADVDYNVEGIISEARRAHDAGVDLVVYPELCISSYAIDDLHLQNAMLDAAEKGVAKIVAASAELAPCLLVGAPLRHNDRIYNCALAIAGGELLGVIPKSYLPNYREYYEKRWFAHGRSIQGKTITVAGSEVPFGTDLIFSADNLPGCKIFVEICEDYWSPTPPSTTGALAGATVIANLSASNITIGKSDERHLLARAQSSRAVCAYVYSASGHGESTTDLAWDGQGMTYELGDLLAESERFSLDAELSIADVDCERLVAERQRMQTFNDAAEAAGRPEDSFRTVTFSLASHAKDRGLIRPIRRFPFVPNRQNKLDEDCYEAFNIQVDGLMRRLEATHAKCMVIGVSGGLDSTHALIVAAKCCDRLGLPRSTIRGYTMPGFGTSDHTKSNAWKLMEALGITAEEIDIRPAATRMLEDMDHPFADGEPVYDVTFENVQAGLRTDYLFRLAGHYSGFVIGTGDLSELALGWCTYGVGDQMSHYAVNSGVPKTLIQYLIRWAVGTEQFDKATDKVLMSILDTEISPELVPADAKGEIQSTESIIGPYELNDFFLHHTIRWGQRPSKIAFLAWHAWKDAEAGLWPAGFPDDEKNAYTLATIAQWLEKFLRRFFAFSQFKRSAIPNGPKVSAGGALSPRGDWRAPSDAVADVWLAELSEGLPPL, from the coding sequence ATGTCGGCCGACAATCGCAATCACGCCTTTTACGATCTGAGAAAGCACGGTTTCCTGAGGGTTGCGACGTCCACTCCGCGCACGCGCACTGCCGACGTCGATTACAATGTAGAGGGCATAATATCAGAGGCGCGGCGGGCTCATGATGCAGGCGTGGACCTGGTGGTTTATCCCGAACTCTGCATTTCTTCCTACGCGATTGACGACCTGCATCTTCAGAACGCCATGCTCGATGCCGCGGAAAAGGGCGTGGCGAAGATCGTTGCCGCGAGCGCTGAACTTGCACCTTGCCTGCTGGTGGGCGCCCCCCTGCGCCACAATGATCGCATCTACAATTGCGCGCTTGCGATTGCAGGCGGTGAACTGCTCGGCGTTATCCCGAAAAGCTACTTACCCAATTATCGCGAGTACTACGAGAAGCGGTGGTTCGCGCATGGACGGTCGATCCAGGGCAAGACGATCACCGTGGCCGGAAGCGAAGTCCCGTTCGGAACCGACCTGATTTTTTCTGCCGACAACCTGCCGGGTTGCAAGATCTTCGTCGAGATCTGCGAGGATTACTGGTCGCCGACGCCGCCTTCGACCACCGGCGCATTGGCGGGTGCGACCGTCATCGCCAACCTCTCCGCTTCCAACATCACCATCGGCAAGTCGGACGAACGACATTTGCTGGCCCGTGCGCAGAGCTCGCGCGCGGTCTGCGCTTATGTCTATTCCGCCAGCGGCCACGGCGAAAGCACCACCGATCTCGCGTGGGACGGTCAGGGCATGACCTATGAACTTGGAGATCTGCTGGCAGAAAGCGAGCGTTTCAGCCTTGATGCCGAACTGTCGATTGCGGACGTCGATTGTGAAAGGCTCGTCGCGGAGCGCCAGCGTATGCAGACCTTCAACGACGCGGCCGAAGCAGCGGGCCGGCCGGAAGACAGCTTCCGCACAGTGACATTCTCGCTTGCCTCTCATGCAAAAGATCGCGGCCTGATCCGGCCCATCCGCCGCTTCCCCTTTGTGCCCAATCGCCAGAACAAGCTGGATGAAGATTGCTACGAAGCATTCAACATCCAGGTCGACGGGTTGATGCGCAGGCTCGAGGCAACCCATGCGAAATGCATGGTCATCGGCGTGTCGGGTGGGCTCGATTCCACCCATGCCCTGATCGTCGCGGCGAAATGCTGCGACCGGCTGGGCCTGCCGCGCAGCACGATCCGTGGCTACACCATGCCCGGTTTCGGTACGTCGGATCACACCAAGTCGAACGCGTGGAAGCTGATGGAGGCGCTTGGCATCACGGCCGAGGAGATCGACATCAGGCCGGCGGCGACCCGCATGCTCGAGGATATGGACCACCCCTTCGCCGACGGAGAGCCGGTCTATGACGTCACATTCGAGAATGTGCAGGCAGGCCTTAGGACAGATTATCTGTTCCGCCTTGCCGGACACTATTCGGGGTTCGTTATCGGCACCGGCGATCTGAGCGAGCTGGCGCTCGGCTGGTGTACCTACGGGGTGGGCGACCAGATGAGTCACTATGCGGTCAATTCGGGCGTGCCCAAGACCCTGATCCAGTACCTCATCCGTTGGGCGGTCGGCACCGAGCAGTTCGACAAGGCGACCGACAAGGTGCTGATGTCGATCCTAGATACAGAGATTTCGCCAGAGCTCGTTCCTGCCGACGCGAAAGGCGAAATCCAGAGCACGGAAAGCATCATCGGCCCTTACGAGCTCAACGACTTTTTCCTTCATCACACGATTCGTTGGGGGCAGCGGCCCAGCAAGATCGCGTTCCTCGCCTGGCACGCCTGGAAAGATGCCGAGGCGGGCTTATGGCCTGCGGGGTTCCCCGATGACGAGAAGAACGCCTACACGCTGGCGACGATTGCGCAGTGGCTGGAGAAATTCCTGCGCCGCTTTTTCGCTTTCAGCCAGTTCAAGCGCAGCGCGATTCCCAATGGGCCAAAGGTTTCCGCAGGCGGCGCGCTGAGCCCGCGAGGCGACTGGCGCGCACCAAGCGATGCGGTGGCGGATGTGTGGCTGGCAGAACTGTCCGAAGGCCTGCCGCCGCTCTAG
- a CDS encoding TlyA family RNA methyltransferase → MLVDRGLVESRSRAQALIMAGVVFAGEAKVAKPGQQLAEDIPLEVRGRDHPWVSRGGIKLAHAIEHFGLDPSGVTAMDIGSSTGGFTDVLLQKGAKHVFAVDSGTNQLAWKLRQDERVTVLEQTSARILTPDMIDRPCSWVVCDASFISLSKVLETPLNLAAPDCRLLALIKPQFEVGREEVGKKGVVSDPALHARVCDEVRAWLTGIGWTVEGIVESPITGPEGNIEFLISAKRGDPV, encoded by the coding sequence ATGCTGGTCGATCGCGGGCTGGTTGAAAGCCGCAGCCGCGCGCAGGCCCTGATCATGGCAGGGGTCGTATTTGCGGGCGAGGCGAAGGTGGCAAAACCCGGACAGCAGCTGGCCGAGGATATCCCGCTGGAAGTGCGTGGGCGCGACCATCCCTGGGTTAGCCGCGGCGGGATAAAGCTGGCTCATGCGATCGAGCATTTCGGGCTCGACCCATCGGGCGTTACCGCAATGGACATCGGCAGTTCGACCGGCGGCTTTACCGACGTGCTGCTGCAAAAAGGCGCGAAGCATGTTTTCGCGGTCGACAGCGGCACCAACCAGCTCGCCTGGAAGCTGCGCCAGGACGAGCGTGTGACTGTGCTCGAACAGACCAGCGCACGCATCCTGACGCCGGACATGATCGACCGGCCTTGCAGCTGGGTCGTTTGCGACGCTTCCTTCATTTCCCTTTCCAAGGTGCTGGAAACGCCGCTGAATCTGGCTGCGCCGGATTGCCGGCTGCTCGCGCTGATCAAGCCGCAATTCGAGGTCGGGCGCGAGGAAGTCGGCAAGAAGGGCGTCGTCAGCGACCCTGCCTTGCACGCCCGCGTCTGCGACGAAGTCCGCGCTTGGCTGACCGGCATCGGCTGGACGGTCGAGGGCATCGTCGAAAGCCCGATCACAGGCCCGGAAGGCAATATCGAATTCCTGATTTCCGCAAAACGCGGTGACCCTGTTTGA
- a CDS encoding branched-chain amino acid aminotransferase has protein sequence MEFEHIPHPAPTADDAREQAIANPGFGTVFTDHMAVVDYDAAKGGWYSATLGPRQPIALDPAASVLHYAQEIFEGMKAYRLADGSMGLFRPLENARRYNASARRMAMPELPEELFLESVRQVVDADKDWFPTVEGGSLYIRPFMFASEAFLGVRPATQYKHIVILSPAGNYFKSGSPAVSIWVSEYSRAAPGGTGAAKTGGNYAASLVPTGEAFAKGHDQVLFLDAVEKKWIEELGGMNLFFVMDDGRVITPPLTGTILPGITRDSLITLLREEGLEVSEEMYSLDQWRDDAQSGKLVETMACGTAAVVTPVGTVEGTNGKFNIGNGGPGELTSKIRAKLVGIQRGTVEDTHGWVTKLD, from the coding sequence ATGGAATTCGAGCACATCCCCCATCCCGCCCCGACCGCGGACGACGCGCGCGAACAGGCCATAGCCAACCCCGGCTTCGGTACGGTGTTCACCGATCACATGGCTGTGGTCGATTACGACGCGGCAAAAGGCGGCTGGTACAGCGCAACCCTGGGTCCGCGCCAGCCGATCGCGCTCGATCCGGCGGCAAGCGTGCTGCACTATGCGCAGGAAATTTTCGAAGGGATGAAGGCATACCGTCTTGCCGATGGCTCGATGGGTCTGTTCCGCCCGCTGGAGAACGCACGGCGCTACAACGCATCGGCGCGGCGCATGGCGATGCCCGAACTGCCCGAAGAGCTGTTCCTCGAATCCGTGCGCCAGGTCGTCGATGCCGACAAGGACTGGTTCCCCACGGTCGAAGGCGGCTCGCTCTATATCCGTCCATTCATGTTTGCCTCGGAAGCGTTTCTGGGCGTGCGCCCGGCGACGCAATACAAGCACATCGTGATTCTCAGCCCCGCCGGAAACTACTTCAAGTCCGGCTCGCCGGCGGTCAGCATCTGGGTATCCGAATATAGCCGCGCTGCACCCGGCGGAACCGGCGCTGCCAAGACCGGCGGTAACTATGCCGCCAGCCTCGTTCCCACCGGCGAAGCCTTTGCCAAGGGGCACGACCAGGTGCTGTTCCTCGATGCTGTCGAGAAGAAGTGGATCGAGGAACTGGGCGGCATGAACCTGTTCTTCGTCATGGATGACGGCCGCGTCATCACTCCCCCGCTTACCGGCACGATCCTGCCTGGCATTACCCGTGACAGCCTAATCACGCTGCTGCGCGAGGAAGGGCTCGAAGTTTCGGAAGAAATGTACTCGCTCGACCAGTGGCGCGATGATGCGCAGTCGGGCAAGTTGGTCGAGACGATGGCGTGCGGCACCGCAGCCGTGGTCACGCCAGTCGGCACGGTCGAGGGGACGAACGGCAAGTTCAACATCGGCAATGGCGGCCCGGGTGAACTGACCAGCAAGATCCGCGCAAAGCTCGTCGGCATCCAGCGCGGCACGGTCGAAGACACCCACGGCTGGGTGACGAAGCTGGATTGA
- a CDS encoding rhodanese-related sulfurtransferase yields the protein MTETPPITVAALYHFTPFADPAAIRGPLLSLCEEVGTRGTLLLAREGINGTIAGSENAIAQVLGHIRALPGCADLEVKFSYADQMPFNRMKVRLKKEIVTMGEPDIDPTLSVGHYVDVQDWNALISDPDTIVIDTRNDYEVAIGTFQGAVDPETASFRDFPEWFREHRDELLEGKKKVAMFCTGGIRCEKSTSFLRKEGIDDVYHLKGGILKYLEEVPADQSLWDGECFVFDERVSVGHGLEQGDYTLCRACRRPLTAGQRASDDYVEGISCPLCVDERTEEQRARYAERQKQAELAKKRGERHVGADSASRK from the coding sequence ATGACGGAAACTCCGCCGATCACCGTCGCGGCCCTGTATCACTTCACGCCGTTTGCAGACCCGGCCGCGATCCGTGGCCCGCTGCTCTCCTTGTGCGAAGAAGTCGGTACGCGCGGCACCCTGCTGCTCGCCCGTGAAGGCATCAACGGCACCATCGCAGGCAGCGAGAATGCCATTGCCCAGGTGCTCGGCCATATCCGCGCGCTTCCGGGATGCGCTGATCTCGAGGTCAAATTCTCTTACGCCGACCAGATGCCCTTCAACCGCATGAAGGTGCGGCTGAAGAAGGAAATCGTGACCATGGGCGAACCGGACATCGATCCGACGCTTTCGGTCGGTCACTACGTCGATGTGCAGGACTGGAATGCGTTGATCTCCGATCCGGACACGATCGTGATCGACACACGCAACGATTACGAGGTTGCGATCGGTACCTTTCAGGGCGCGGTCGATCCGGAAACCGCCAGCTTCCGTGATTTTCCCGAATGGTTTCGTGAACACCGGGACGAATTGCTCGAGGGCAAGAAGAAAGTCGCGATGTTCTGCACCGGCGGAATTCGCTGCGAGAAATCGACCAGCTTCCTGCGCAAGGAAGGGATAGACGACGTCTATCACCTGAAGGGCGGCATCCTGAAATATCTGGAGGAAGTGCCAGCCGATCAGAGCCTGTGGGATGGCGAGTGCTTCGTTTTCGATGAGCGCGTTTCGGTCGGCCACGGGCTGGAACAGGGCGACTACACGCTCTGCCGCGCCTGCCGGAGGCCGCTGACAGCAGGGCAGCGCGCGTCCGACGACTACGTCGAAGGCATCAGTTGCCCGCTTTGCGTGGACGAGCGGACAGAGGAACAGCGCGCCCGCTATGCCGAACGACAGAAACAGGCCGAGCTCGCGAAAAAGCGCGGCGAACGTCACGTCGGCGCCGACAGCGCCAGCAGGAAGTGA
- the yghU gene encoding glutathione-dependent disulfide-bond oxidoreductase — MSDNTYTPPPVWKYDNQDGGRFTGINRPTAGPREERDLPVGEHPFQLYSLATPNGVKATVMFEELLEAGHSGAEYDAWIVNIMEGDQFTSGFVDINPNSKIPALLDRSGDKPFRIFESGAILVHLAEKFGAFLPTDPAARAEVLSWVFWQVGTGPFIGGGFGHFYAYAPEKWEYPINRYAMEAKRIFDVADRQLGETRFLAGDEYTIADIANWPWLSPFVYNAIYNDAGTFLSIAEYENLVRWAKEIAARPAVRRGRIVNRSWGEDDEKLLNRHGASDFEGKKY, encoded by the coding sequence ATGTCCGACAATACCTATACCCCGCCCCCGGTCTGGAAATACGACAACCAGGACGGCGGTCGCTTCACCGGCATCAACCGGCCGACAGCTGGCCCCCGCGAAGAACGCGACCTGCCTGTGGGAGAACATCCCTTCCAGCTCTATTCGCTCGCGACGCCAAACGGCGTGAAGGCGACCGTCATGTTCGAGGAATTGCTCGAAGCCGGGCACAGCGGGGCGGAATACGACGCCTGGATCGTCAACATCATGGAAGGCGACCAGTTCACGAGCGGCTTTGTCGATATCAACCCCAATTCGAAGATTCCGGCGCTGCTCGACCGGAGCGGTGACAAGCCTTTCCGCATCTTCGAATCCGGCGCGATCCTGGTTCACCTGGCGGAGAAATTCGGCGCTTTCCTCCCGACCGATCCTGCCGCCCGTGCAGAGGTGTTGAGCTGGGTATTCTGGCAGGTCGGCACGGGGCCATTCATCGGCGGCGGGTTCGGTCATTTCTACGCCTATGCGCCGGAAAAATGGGAATACCCCATCAACCGCTATGCGATGGAGGCTAAGCGTATCTTCGACGTCGCCGACCGCCAGCTGGGTGAAACCCGCTTCCTCGCAGGCGACGAATACACCATTGCCGACATTGCGAATTGGCCGTGGCTATCGCCCTTTGTTTACAACGCGATCTACAACGACGCGGGCACGTTCCTCTCGATCGCAGAATACGAAAATCTCGTCAGGTGGGCGAAAGAGATTGCAGCACGTCCCGCCGTCCGTCGTGGCCGGATCGTCAACAGAAGCTGGGGCGAAGACGACGAAAAGCTGCTCAATCGCCACGGCGCGAGCGATTTCGAGGGCAAGAAATACTGA
- the egtD gene encoding L-histidine N(alpha)-methyltransferase, which translates to MTSSKGIALVDLDDDGVDHAFRADVLEGLTQEQKAIPARWFYDETGSQLFEEITQLPEYYPTRAETEILRARCAEFVALIAPGSAVVEFGSGSSVKTPILLDCIAPGAYVPLDISGDFLRASAKQLSAKFPGLPVYPVEADFMRQVALPDEVSGLPKVGFFPGSTIGNMVARTSVDLLRSMRETLGEGAKLLIGMDLIKDPQILEAAYDDAAGVTAKFNRNLVTRINRELDGDIPEDLLAHEARWVDEFARIEMHLVAQEDMSFEVSGRRFAMKRGESIHTENSHKFERRTSTTLLLAGGWTPIRRWLDTEERFSLILAEATIPRSAP; encoded by the coding sequence ATGACATCCAGCAAGGGTATTGCCCTCGTCGACCTGGACGATGACGGCGTCGATCACGCCTTTCGCGCCGATGTGCTGGAAGGGCTGACGCAAGAGCAAAAGGCGATACCGGCACGCTGGTTCTATGACGAGACCGGATCGCAATTGTTCGAAGAGATCACGCAGCTTCCCGAATATTATCCGACACGCGCGGAAACAGAGATTCTCCGCGCACGCTGTGCCGAATTTGTCGCGCTTATCGCACCGGGCTCGGCAGTGGTCGAATTCGGTTCGGGAAGTTCGGTGAAGACCCCGATCCTGCTCGATTGCATCGCGCCGGGCGCTTATGTCCCGCTCGATATTTCGGGCGATTTCCTGCGCGCATCGGCGAAGCAACTGTCGGCCAAGTTTCCCGGGCTGCCGGTCTATCCGGTAGAGGCGGACTTCATGCGACAGGTCGCCTTGCCCGACGAAGTTTCGGGGCTGCCGAAAGTCGGCTTCTTCCCCGGATCGACCATCGGAAACATGGTCGCACGTACTTCGGTCGATCTCTTGCGTTCGATGCGCGAGACATTGGGTGAGGGGGCAAAGCTGCTGATCGGGATGGATCTGATCAAGGATCCCCAAATTCTCGAAGCCGCCTATGACGATGCAGCGGGCGTAACTGCGAAATTCAACCGCAATCTCGTGACGCGGATCAACCGCGAGCTTGATGGCGATATTCCCGAGGACCTGCTTGCGCATGAAGCGCGCTGGGTCGATGAATTCGCGAGGATCGAAATGCATCTCGTCGCGCAGGAGGACATGTCCTTTGAAGTGTCCGGCCGCCGCTTTGCCATGAAGCGGGGTGAAAGCATCCATACCGAAAACAGCCACAAGTTCGAACGGCGCACATCAACCACGCTGCTGCTTGCGGGCGGGTGGACCCCGATCCGCCGATGGCTGGATACAGAAGAGCGTTTTTCGCTGATCCTGGCAGAAGCGACCATCCCTAGAAGCGCTCCCTGA
- a CDS encoding accessory factor UbiK family protein: protein MQSQNTLLADFAKLANSAAGTFAGMTREARESARERMKEAMGGMDFVSREEFDTVKLMAQKAREENEALLARIEALEARLAGK from the coding sequence ATGCAAAGCCAGAACACATTGCTCGCCGATTTCGCCAAGCTCGCCAACAGCGCGGCTGGCACCTTTGCCGGTATGACCCGCGAAGCCCGCGAAAGCGCTCGCGAACGGATGAAGGAAGCGATGGGCGGCATGGACTTCGTCAGCCGCGAGGAATTCGACACCGTCAAGCTGATGGCGCAGAAGGCTCGTGAGGAAAACGAAGCCTTGCTGGCCCGGATCGAGGCGCTGGAAGCCAGGCTCGCCGGAAAGTAA